The Solanum lycopersicum chromosome 8, SLM_r2.1 DNA segment ttatctctctatatatatacacacacatttataaaagaaaatttgataaCGCAGTGTCTCATGAAATCACTTGAgcaattaatattttctatttgcgtaaattaataatatttttccacTGTCAAATCATACAAAGAATTTACATGTAATTCTACTCCAAATAGGAAttgtgaaaataaatcaaattatctATTACAATGGATACATGTAAATTTTTCTTACACTAACATCggtaaatatatataacttaaactcTGATACTGATTGGTGAATTAAAGAATAAGTGAAACATTTCTCATAGATAAAAACTCAATGTTATTTCCCtctcacttaattttaaaaatatgtccAAAGAAacacttttaattaattaacatgctTTCATTTCACTCTCTAATCTATTTCACAactcaattaataaaataaaataaaaactccCGAAATAAttcgaaaaaaaataatcaatcttCAATCATCTCATAAAGTAGAaggaaaagaagataaaatttgTCCCATATTGTTTGATGTAGTTGGATCTATAATCTCATGATCACCACCAATTGATCCATTTTCTTGATCCCAAAATAGATAACTTGGACAACATTGTTGTGTGTCAACTTGACTATTCCATTCATtcaattcattattattttcttgtccttccaatattatattattgttattattactactagGTATTTCCATTGGTGGTACCATACTCTCTATCAAAGGTGGCAAATAATTTGAATTCATCCCTATCGCGTAAGAAGATGTCTGTACTTGTTGTTGATCTACTTGCCAGCAGAACTCTGAATTTAATATCGATGTTTCTTGAAATAACGAGGTGTTATTAGTAGCATTTCGATTTGTGGCATCGTTAATAAGAACATTTGTCATTGAGTCAAGTGAACCACCATCAAAAAAGAACAATTGGTTTGGTGAATTGAATAGGGTAGAATCTTGGAGGAGTACTTGAGATTTTGTTCCAATGTCTTGTGTGAAGAATATATCTTGTTGGCTTGTAATTGTGTTATAATTTGTCAATTGAggtctttgattttgatgttggtggtgatgatgatcaGTAATTGAAGTTGTGTTTGTTGATGactttgaagttttttttagcttcttttttATCCAAGAATTccagtaattttttatttcgttATCGGTTCTTCCAGGTAAATGACTCGCTATATGTGCCCACCTACAATGTTGTTTTACATAGGAAATGTTAGAAAATGAATAGAACATGACAAAATCTTTATTTTCTAGatgtttagaaaaaataattataagaagataaaaaaatatttttttttctcgatCAAATCATACTACTTTATCAtgattaagttaaaattaaagtttagAAATATGTATCGACTAACTATAGTTTAGCAATAAGAGTGCATGTGTTGCCATGTGTTATGTattctattaaattaatataaatatcagatCACGAGTAGAGTAAATTTTTATCACGATAAACTATAATCGTCCATAGAAAATGCAATTGGCGGCCTTTACATGctatacaataaaaatttttaCATGATAAAGTATATAAAGTTATAAATCTGTTttcaatatcaaaataaattactattctctttattttattttatatgactctaactcaataattctttttttaatagcATGTAACTTGTTTGTGAACTCTAGTGATaccatatattaaatttaagagtaaaatagaggataaaaaaaagagaaactatTTGATTAAATGAGTATTATTATCAACTGAAAAGTACATTTGATGttacctttttttaatttaatgtcCTTTTCTAGAAACTGCTTTGacaatgaaattaattttgagTGCGTTTTTTGTGTGTATCATATGCACATAATTTAATAGTagacaaatatattataagaatCTTGCTTTCAAAGTGAAACATAATTTAGAAATTGAAAGGATGAATAAgtgaattttaaatacttaaggtTCACTACTTCACACCACTTGTACATgcgataacaataataaattcaGTTAAATGAGGTCTCGAGAAATAAAGTATactttaaatttatcattatccttttgagataaaaacactatttttaaaaaatccttgATTCAAGcaaattaaaatactaattaaaagaaaaacgtGTAAGCTAATAGCAAGGcaatgtaaaaaatataaataaaaagttagtcATCGAatataaaaagtcaaaaactacgtaaatatatatactaatactacaatcgacacaGAGCTCTATACGTTCACCTATCCAAAGACAATGTACATTATATGTGAAACTAAAAGAAAGTTTAAACTAGCTATATAGAATacttaaatttgaaagaaaaaaaggacttaaaatgcaatgaaaataAGACAATTTTTATTAGTAGTAATTagtaagaaatttaaaattaattaacctGTTGCCTACAGCTCCATGTAGACTTATAATCAACTTTTCTTCTTCTGGGGTAAATCTTCCTCTTCTAATATCAGGCCTCAAATAATTGATCCATCTCAAACGACAACTTTTTCCACATCTTTGAAGCCCTATAGGATCCAAAACAAACCATTAGTTGATTAATTAACTACGTCTCAATCTCAAATTACAAGAATCAAGGGTCCCGATACCAATATATAAactaaacaacaataacaatgtATGTAAGGATGACTTATTAGAGTTCAATGAAGTGGAAAGAGAATTACAAAATTTCGAATTACAAGGAAAGAAATATTCACTAGATCATTTATTCCTTTCCTTTTGAAATTATTGTAACTGACCTGAACactataattattaaaaaaaaaaagaactagggaacttcattatattcaaacaatgttagtttttttgttttttgccAATGTTAATGAATATCACTAACACAATAATATTGTATGTACATTATATAGTACAGTATGACGAGTTCAGTATTTAGAGTCAAAACACAAACAAACAAAGATAGTAGGGTGGGATTTATAGTGTTCATCCTAGCTCCATTTATCGAAAAATCGTCACACACTACGTATACAaggtcaaaattttcatttttatgtatatataacaaaaagATCAACGTTCTAAGTGAAAATTTTGTCTTTGCTACTGAACTGATATTATTGAATGTGTAAAAAAGAAGAGTATAGAGTTAAAAGAGTGACCAGCTTTTTCAGGGACTTCACTCCAACAGCCATAGCCATGAGAAGTAATATATCTTATGAgcttttcatcttcttctggtGACCAAAGTCCTCTCTTTACCTTTTGTTGATTACAACATGAATGATGCCCCATGTATGAATATCCTTTCTTTCtatgattataataattaattagtaaaaagaaacaaattaggCAAAGTGATTAATTTAGTGTGTGTTGAAATTTCATTTGCTATAAATACTCCAGCAAAAATGAATCATCTTTCAAAGAGTGCCGACATTACTTACTATTCACTTTGGCCCCATCTTGTAGAGTACTAGTTTCCATCTAACCCTAAAATGACGTTCCATCAACTTTCTATTCCTTTCTCGTTTCGCACTCCGTGTCTGATATTCACATTAGCGCTCCGAACGAGATTTTCTTCATAAACAAAATTCGAACGAAGACATCTGATTAACAATGAAGCAGTCGTCGTCTCATACCCCTACACCAGAACCCAAAATATATcaactttctttttttgtttttccattCAGTGTCTGATGTCCGCAGTAAAGCCTCGATTAAATACATATTACGGGATGACATACCtccttaaaatttaaatttttttcatattcaaaattcgaaataatatatgtaattaaGAATGAATTAGTAGTCTCGTATCACTGTACCAGAACCCGGGTTGATATATATCAAACTTTCTACTCTATGTCTATATCATTGTGTGTATCAAAAAGTCATTGAGTTAATTATTATGTCTTGTTAATTCTACGTAGACAAATTGTGTATTTTGTAACAAACTCCAatagtaaatattattaatattcaaccatgCCGTTTTGTTCGGTCGAGTACCCTTTACCTATCTTTttcgtcttttttttttttctagcaCAAGTTACGTACGTAAGTTGTGAGATCACACTAGGGGCAGAGGTTTGGGGGGGATGggtaataaaatttttacacaCTTTAGTAGTCTACGTCACTTGTACTTTTAAGTTAGAGTGTAAGTAATATTCaaattgataatgatgatgtaGAGAAATTTTTATACTATCAAGTCGTTCTTATTTATTATACAATAtaacatgttttatttttaagattatgATTACGTTTTCTATGAAATGTTATACTAATAAATATCAAGTGGGAAAGAAAACATGATGAGAGAGAATTTACGTTTAATTCGGAAAGAATTATCTTAAAAACTCCATCTTCAGAAATAAGTTCTACAATATAATGCACTATTTTGAATATCGCGTTATACTATGCTATCAAATAAAAggtgagaaattttttttaaaaaaaaatttagtaattCTTAATAGAAAGttcaaaatcattataattctAGTTTGGGGATTGCCATAATTGTACTTTTTCTTGTACTTGCGTAATAACTGGTAGTAAAATATTCCCTtctttacattttctttttcgTCACGTGGTTTAATTCAGagaataaaaaaggaaataaaaatttcataaatttgggGTTTTGGTGTAATCTTTGTACGATTATAAAGAGAAATCACTAATAATTAGgtgaaagttgaattttttttttattactatgtgTAAAATGgtgttatttttcaaaaatagactTCAAAACCTCTTTgagatataaataaaattcgTGTACACTCTATGTCtcgattaattatttttttcttcaacccAAAAAAGTGATCACAGAAAgcgagtttttttttcttttctttcttttaaagtATTACTACAGAGaatgaattgaaaattttcaaagtatATATTATCACAAGCTAGTTTTGAGTGTATAAATACAAACATGATTATATTAAGAATTTTGTAAATCAAATTAGGGAAAATGCcattaaaatgttaaataatCACTTTGCTTGCTTTACAAACTATGATtttggaagaagaaaaataataatttagcaTGATTGACGTCATttgcttttatttgtttcaaaTTTACTAGTACGTTAATTTCTTGATTAGACTCTTAATactgttcttcttttttttattactaatttatttatcatacGTTCATTTTCTGTTAATCAAATTATGTCGGATTATCTTAATTGCTTCCTCTAAAAGGCAATTATAATCCTGCTTTATTTAATTTAGCCGCCATCACACATGTTTTTAAATACCAAAATGGTTTAGCAATAATTCTTTCTTTAATAATAACATTATGAGTTGCGATGAAATGGTTGAGACTCGTCTATTCTTAATCAGACATTTCTAAAAACGAACCTTgtaatacataaatttaaatttaatcgagTTTTGATGACAAATATCATAAACATTGTACGTTATGTGAAGCCTAAGCATCTCTAACAACAAGAACATTCAAGATTTCTTTTATATTCATACATGTCAATAGTGAAAAAAACTTTTACGATATatctagatattttaattatttttcattttcaatattcGAACCAGAAATTTATGTAATGATTAATTTAGTGTTCAATTGTAAGGTGAGTTAACTTGGCAACtttcattattataaaaatagaacAAAAGTTTTAGTgcttttctttgaaaaaaataaattaaaaaatgtgatGTGAATTTGCcaacttttaattaataattaaaactgGATAACTTTAGTTACATCCTTGGGTTttaatcaagaaaaaggaagcAACTTTAATTTGTCTATTTTTTCGGCTTTccaatttttacattttatagCCTATTTTGTACCTACTTCTCTTTGggaattgaaaataattatttctacatgAAATTTATCGTTTGACTAATTTAGATTTTTGTATCTAGTTTGTTTCAATCGTTAAATTTAAGACCTTTAATTATTAAGATTTGAGAAATCATATTTCATcccatcatatcatatatcaataGATTTATTTTGGAATTGTTACAGACGTAATTTACAAGAACAActtctattttgaatttttgacccTGGCCATATAACAATCTTGTCTTTTCAAAATGACTCTGGCCAGATAACTTTCCTATTGATGCTACAACGCTGCTCTTGCCGCGAAAAAACGTCTTAGCTTGCTTTTCTTTCGGAATAAATAGCTTCTTTTCGAGACAAATGAATGAAGAGATTGTAGATAGTCATTACTTAACTTACTTTACTGAGAATTACATATCTGTCACTCGCTTTGCCTCACTGTGCTTTGAATAGCCCTACTTTCAAACCTCTCTTGAGGGCAATGATAAATCACCTAAGACCTGCTAATGTTTCATCTAATTCAAGAATAGGTCCTTCTCAATGTCTTGCCTtttgcatatattttatttgaaactgAAACTACAACCAAGTTCCCTTCCCAAAGCAGAAACAAGTTGATGCGGCCgattaaaaagaatgacaacTTGTAATAGTATAAATTTCGGATATAAATTAGTTTTGGTTATAAGTAAAAGTTCATTACATTTACTACAGTAAATCTGCTCACTTAACTACAAATTTTgcctcataaataaaaaatgtttgtgTTAGCAACATATTAACTTATGGCCTTAACTTATTTCATAGTATCTTACGTAACTTCTTGAGATATTCACAACTTGTgtattataaacaaaattacttatttttaaattatcgaTAGAACTTATGTctgaagaataataaaaattatttttaaaagaaattattaagcGAGGCTAAAAATTCAAGATCACGTTTATTGTGTCCTTTTGCTGCCATTTCTTGAATGTTACATTGTACTAAATTTAGACAAGATTCTTTCAAATCAATTTCTAGCTTGTTCTAGTGTAACCAAAAGAATAGACACTATAAGATTCTAAGTTAACCATCACAAACtatataattaatcaaaagTTCCCTTCATTAATTAATCACTTTACAGCTTCAACGAAAGTcattaaacaataatttttaattagtattgtaattatcaaGAACCTTAAGCTTTCTTAATCTTTGATAATTAAACTGTCGGCAATCAA contains these protein-coding regions:
- the THM1 gene encoding hypocotyl Myb protein THM1 — protein: MGHHSCCNQQKVKRGLWSPEEDEKLIRYITSHGYGCWSEVPEKAGLQRCGKSCRLRWINYLRPDIRRGRFTPEEEKLIISLHGAVGNRWAHIASHLPGRTDNEIKNYWNSWIKKKLKKTSKSSTNTTSITDHHHHQHQNQRPQLTNYNTITSQQDIFFTQDIGTKSQVLLQDSTLFNSPNQLFFFDGGSLDSMTNVLINDATNRNATNNTSLFQETSILNSEFCWQVDQQQVQTSSYAIGMNSNYLPPLIESMVPPMEIPSSNNNNNIILEGQENNNELNEWNSQVDTQQCCPSYLFWDQENGSIGGDHEIIDPTTSNNMGQILSSFPSTL